One window of Equus quagga isolate Etosha38 chromosome 4, UCLA_HA_Equagga_1.0, whole genome shotgun sequence genomic DNA carries:
- the NDUFB4 gene encoding NADH dehydrogenase [ubiquinone] 1 beta subcomplex subunit 4, translating into MSFPKYEPSRLASLPTTLDPAEYDISPETRKAQAERLAIRSRLKREYLLQYNDPSRRGLVEDPALLRWTYARSANIYPNFRPTPKTSLLGALFGIGPLFFWYYVFKTDRDKKEKLIQEGKLDRTFNISY; encoded by the exons ATGTCTTTCCCCAAGTACGAGCCGTCGCGCCTGGCCAGCCTGCCTACCACCCTCGACCCAGCTGAGTACGACATATCTCCGGAAACGCGGAAGGCGCAAGCTGAACGGTTGGCCATAAGATCCCGGCTTAAACGGGAGTATCTGCTTCAGTACAACGACCCCAGCCGCCGAGGGCTCGTT gAAGATCCTGCCTTGCTTCGTTGGACCTATGCAagatcagcaaatatttatcctAATTTCAGACCCACTCCCAAGACCTCACTCTTAGGAGCACTGTTTGGAATCGGGCCCCTCTTCTTCTGGTATTATGTTTTCAAAACTGACAGA gataagaaagaaaaacttatcCAGGAAGGAAAATTGGATCGCACATTTAACATCTCATATTAA